A single region of the Arthrobacter sp. zg-Y20 genome encodes:
- a CDS encoding ATP-binding cassette domain-containing protein gives MDTLHAPGPAVRVQGLKKSFKEQEVLGGVSFEVSPGSVFALLGSNGAGKTTLVRILSTLAKADGGSAAVCGFDVAARPDDVRRSISLTGQFAAVDEVLTGRENLELIAKLRHLADPGEVADELLHRFSLMEAGRRRVGTYSGGMRRRLDIAMSLIGRPPVLFLDEPTSGLDPQARTAVWETIRDLARGGTTVLLTTQYLDEAEQLADRIAILNRGTIVRSGTLAELRQLIPPAKAEYVLRQPSLEEIFLSVTAPGKELP, from the coding sequence ATGGATACCCTGCACGCCCCGGGACCCGCTGTTCGGGTACAGGGCCTGAAGAAGTCCTTCAAGGAACAGGAGGTGCTTGGCGGCGTCTCCTTCGAGGTCAGCCCGGGCAGCGTGTTCGCCCTGCTCGGCTCCAACGGTGCCGGCAAAACGACGCTCGTTCGGATCCTTTCCACCCTGGCGAAAGCGGACGGCGGCAGTGCCGCGGTCTGCGGGTTCGACGTCGCGGCCCGCCCCGACGACGTCCGCCGCTCGATCAGCCTGACGGGACAGTTCGCGGCCGTGGATGAAGTGCTCACCGGCCGGGAAAACCTGGAGCTGATCGCCAAGCTGCGGCATCTGGCGGATCCGGGGGAGGTGGCGGATGAGCTGCTGCACCGGTTCTCCCTGATGGAAGCAGGCCGGCGAAGAGTCGGCACCTATTCCGGCGGAATGCGCCGCCGGCTCGATATTGCCATGAGCCTGATCGGCAGGCCACCGGTGCTGTTCCTCGACGAGCCGACCAGCGGGCTTGATCCGCAGGCCCGCACCGCGGTGTGGGAGACCATACGGGACCTGGCGCGGGGCGGTACCACCGTACTCCTGACCACCCAGTACCTCGACGAGGCCGAGCAGCTCGCGGACCGGATTGCGATCCTGAACCGCGGCACCATTGTCCGGAGCGGCACGCTCGCCGAACTCCGGCAGCTCATCCCGCCGGCCAAGGCCGAATATGTGCTGCGCCAGCCCTCCCTGGAAGAGATCTTCCTGTCAGTCACCGCGCCGGGAAAGGAACTGCCATGA
- a CDS encoding DUF1048 domain-containing protein — MAARWIEQVTGSFEDKKRWHRYKERKALLPAPYRTATDGLERYIMYAGAISKGDVLAQMLEDLADLMEQGAADGVPVRGIVGEDPVDFAETFIANYADGQWISKERRRLIDAIDESAAQDQA, encoded by the coding sequence ATGGCCGCACGATGGATTGAGCAGGTGACCGGCTCTTTTGAGGACAAAAAACGCTGGCACCGCTACAAGGAGCGGAAAGCACTTCTTCCAGCCCCCTACCGCACGGCAACGGACGGGCTGGAACGCTACATCATGTACGCGGGCGCCATCTCCAAGGGGGACGTGCTGGCGCAAATGCTGGAAGACCTCGCTGACCTGATGGAGCAGGGCGCGGCCGACGGCGTTCCGGTCCGCGGGATTGTTGGTGAAGATCCGGTGGACTTCGCCGAAACGTTTATTGCCAACTATGCGGACGGGCAATGGATCAGCAAGGAGCGCCGGCGGCTCATCGATGCCATTGACGAATCGGCCGCCCAGGACCAGGCCTAG
- a CDS encoding ABC transporter permease: MTTAAAFRDTRALTGRSLRHILRSPDTVITTVITPIALLLLFVYVFGGAVATGSDGPYINYMLPGILLITVASGVAYTAYRLFLDIQGGIFDRLRSMPVAKSGVLWAHVLTSLTANLASVAVVIGVALLMGYRTGASAWAWLGVAGILTVFTLTLTWLAVVAGLTAKTADGAGAFSYPLVFLPFISSAFVPTDSMPGPVAWFAENQPVTPIVETLRALLAGQQPGAELWSALLWLGAVLAAAYTAAAVAYRRRTG; encoded by the coding sequence ATGACCACCGCCGCCGCCTTCCGTGACACCCGGGCCCTTACCGGCCGTTCGCTGCGGCACATCCTGCGCAGCCCGGACACCGTAATTACCACGGTGATCACCCCGATAGCCCTGCTGTTGCTCTTCGTCTATGTGTTCGGGGGAGCGGTCGCTACCGGCTCGGACGGGCCCTACATCAACTACATGCTCCCGGGCATTCTCCTGATCACCGTTGCATCCGGTGTGGCCTATACCGCCTACCGGTTGTTCCTGGACATCCAAGGCGGAATCTTTGACCGGCTCCGGTCCATGCCCGTGGCCAAGTCCGGCGTCCTGTGGGCCCACGTGTTGACGTCGCTGACGGCCAACCTGGCGTCTGTCGCGGTGGTGATCGGTGTGGCGCTCCTGATGGGATACCGCACCGGCGCCTCGGCCTGGGCATGGCTGGGTGTTGCCGGCATCCTCACCGTGTTTACGCTGACGCTGACCTGGCTTGCGGTAGTAGCCGGGCTTACCGCCAAAACGGCCGACGGCGCGGGGGCGTTCAGTTACCCGTTGGTTTTCCTGCCGTTTATCAGTTCTGCGTTTGTTCCCACCGATTCGATGCCCGGTCCGGTTGCCTGGTTCGCCGAGAACCAGCCCGTTACTCCCATCGTGGAAACGCTGCGGGCACTTCTGGCCGGGCAGCAACCCGGTGCCGAATTGTGGAGCGCCCTGCTCTGGCTGGGTGCCGTCCTCGCCGCCGCCTACACAGCGGCGGCCGTTGCCTACCGGCGGCGGACCGGCTGA